In Fusarium oxysporum f. sp. lycopersici 4287 chromosome 4, whole genome shotgun sequence, a genomic segment contains:
- a CDS encoding cyclin H has protein sequence MATEDERYRQSSQYRLWSFTPANLQELRAKTNSLAREQIAPRLATDPPPDFLTPDEEIRLVKFFTVELIRAAQFCELPTEIRATAAIFLRRFYVTNSVMTYPATDLLKTSLFFGCKAEGFFYKLNAFSEKFPNTTGEQILAGEFLLCQGIRFAFDVRHPFRALEGAILELRRRLPDEETRINKAHARARDILKFSPLVTDAYFHYAPSQIMMAALSMVDHGLLDTLIPTPGQGGNASQESAFANMRDKILGAVDSCRKMLEEEPPERMTEYWGTPEIVKAMKPLRKKLQKCRDPDRANLVNLQRARREQVMNKEKKSAANEDGTVFGDDLRETKRVKLENADPFGPPL, from the exons ATGGCGACAGAAGACGAGCGCTACAGGCAGTCGAGCCAATATCGGCTCTGGTCGTTTACGCCGGCGAACCTTCAAGAACTGCGCGCAAAAACAAACTCCCTCGCTCGAGAACAGATCGCTCCTCGACTTGCGACAGATCCTCCGCCCGATTTTCTTACCCCCGATGAAGAGATACGCCTCGTCAAGTTCTTCACCGTCGAGCTTATTCGTGCGGCTCAATTCTGCGAGCTTCCTACTGAGATTCGAGCGACGGCCGCTATCTTTCTGCGACGATTCTACGTGACCAACTCGGTCATGACCTACCCTGCGACCGATCTCCTCAAAACATCACTCTTCTTTGGATGCAAGGCCGAAGGTTTCTTCTACAAGCTAAATGCCTTTTCGGAGAAGTTTCCAAACACAACGGGCGAACAAATTCTGGCGGGAGAGTTTCTTCTCTGTCAGGGAATCCGCTTTGCGTTTGATGTGCGACATCCGTTCAGAGCGCTCGAGGGTGCCATCCTGgagttgagaaggaggctaCCAGACGAAGAGACGCGAATCAATAAGGCGCATGCCCGCGCGCGAGACATTCTCAAGTTCAGTCCTCTGGTGACAGACGCATATTTCCACTATGCGCCGAGTCAAATCATGATGGCGGCACTTTCCATGGTAGATCATGGACTGCTCGACACTTTGATCCCGACTCCTGGTCAAGGCGGCAATGCTAGTCAGGAATCAGCTTTTGCAAACATGCGAGACAAGATTCTAGGAGCTGTGGACAGCTGCCGCAAGATGCTTGAAGAGGAACCTCCCGAGAGAATGACAGAGTATTGGGGGACG CCCGAGATTGTCAAAGCGATGAAACCACTTCGAAAGAAACTGCAGAAATGTCGTGATCCCGATCGAGCGAACCTGGTCAATCTTCAACGAGCGAGACGAGAACAAGTTAtgaacaaagaaaagaagtcGGCAGCCAACGAGGACGGCACAGTATTTGGGGATGATCTCCGAGAAACAAAGAGAGTGAAACTGGAAAACGCCGATCCATTTGGACCTCCTCTCTGA